The DNA region TTTGCACCTTTCGCACAAGAGGACCGAATCAGGCGTGTAGTCTTCTGACTTAGTCTGGATATATGTTGAGGTATGCTTGGGCAGGATGGGTCTGCCGCACCTCTTGCACTGTCGCAGATTTCTAATGTATCCCCGTTCAACAGCGAGGTCCCTCAGAGATCCAATGAACTCCCTGAAGTGGACTCCAGAAGGACAGGTGACCTCACACACGTCACATACGAGACAGTACCAGATTGATGATGCCCTGAACAGGTCCGTGCCGAAAAGCGCCTCGTGGACAATTGTTCTTGGTGCCCAGGAGTAGCGGAAGTCTTCAAAGATCTCAGTCATAGTACAGGCTGACGTGCACTTTCCGCACTGGACACACTTCAACAGGCCATGCTTGACTATGAGGTCTTCTACTCTTGTGTCCACTGTCCTATTCTTCACGCTGTGCTTCATCTCTGGCCAGCTCCAGGCTATAAAACCCCATTATTTCTTCTCCCTCGATGGGAGTGGAGTAGGAGCAGGGTCTCCCAGCCCT from candidate division TA06 bacterium includes:
- a CDS encoding (Fe-S)-binding protein; this translates as MKHSVKNRTVDTRVEDLIVKHGLLKCVQCGKCTSACTMTEIFEDFRYSWAPRTIVHEALFGTDLFRASSIWYCLVCDVCEVTCPSGVHFREFIGSLRDLAVERGYIRNLRQCKRCGRPILPKHTSTYIQTKSEDYTPDSVLLCERCKKYILAQKFKENLRASRKVEAKCQIGGKKKSRR